The genomic DNA ACGTAGGCAATGGTCCGCACACCGCGCCGAAATTCAGCGCGTCCCGTGATGATGCGAAAGGGCGATGTCCCGATAACGAAGTCCGTGCTGAACTTGACGGTTAACGGCCACGGCCGGAGCTGTGGGTGATGAATGAACCCGGTCCCCGTTCCGGTGATACTCAACCCGTTTGCTCGGACCTCGACCTCGCCGGGCTCGAATAGCAACCCGGGATTTTTGTCGAGAAGCGCTCCACTTGGTACGCTCTCAAGCGCCGAAATCGCGCCGGTGGAAACGTCGAGAATCTTGGCCTGAAACGCGAAGTAATCCGCGGGCCCCTCCGTCGATTCTTCCCGCTTTGGCGACGCCGTAGCGTGTATGCCCTGTCCCTGCGTCGAGTCCTCCGCTGCAGCCGTTTCAACAAACGAGCTTGCCTCCGCTGCCCGGCGTATGCTATCTGCGTTCGCGTGCGGCGTACTCCACATGACGAGTGCAAGCACGTACACCAGCTTCGACAGCAGCGAACAAGACGTTGGTAACTTCACCATTCGGTGGAGAGCGATTGGGACATGATGCGGGCGGCCGACGAGCAAAACAGCGATGGAATCAAATGCTGCAAACCACGCAGCCACCACAGACCGACCCTCATCGTACGACATCATCGTTGCAACCGCTTTCGCTCACGTTGCGAATCCTGTTGCACACGTTGCATCACGCGTCAAAACGGATAGATCACACCTACGGGTGCCGATTTTGGCCCCGGGCACGTACTGGACTGGCAGACGCCAAACAGCCATTATCCTCAGTCCAGACAAACCGATTGGGAGGCGCGACCGCCTCGAGACAGGCATCGTTTCTCTCCGTGCCCTGCTTTTTTCCGTCTTTACGACGCCGGCTCGACTGGGACGTCCGAGGGCGATTCGTCGTAGTGTTTTCGGAAAGCCGTGGAGAAGTACGACAGGCTGTTGAAACCGACCGCATACGCAATCTCCGAGACCGTTCCCTCCTGCGATTTCAGCAGACGACGAGCGTGTTGAAGACGTTCGGTCCGCAGAAGTGCGCTCGGCGTCTGATCCAGCTCGTCCTTCAGCCGACGATAGAGCTGCGACCGGCTCAGCGCGACCGCCTCGGCGAGTTCGCCCACACCGAAGTCCGGGTCACTGAGATTGTCCGCGATCGCGCTGCGGACCGATGCAACAAACGGGCTCGGCGGCACGGGCTCTATGTCCTGACCATCGCCTCCCGGCGGCGTCATTTCCGACCGTTGGTGCAGTTCGCGCAGGCGCATCCGCTTTTGAATGAGACCGTTCACGCGGACCCGAAGCAACTGGCTGTCGAACGGTTTGACGAGGTAATCGTCCGCGCCAAGACGCAGGCCATCCACCTCGTCCTCAGGCGCTGCCCGCGCGGTGAGGTAGAGCAGAGGAATGCCCTCGGTCATTGGGTCGTCCATCAGTGCTCGCCCCATCTCGAACCCGTCCATCTCCGGCATCATCACGTCCGCGACGATGCAATCCGGCAACCGCTCCTTCGCGATATTCAGCCCAAGTCGCCCGTTCGCCGCTTCAATCACCGCGAAGTCAGGATGTCCGGAGTTGACGCGAGTCTCTTCGTCGCTTTCAAGAACGGACCGGATGTACCGCCGCACGTCCTGATTGTCGTCTACGACCAGAACCACCGGACGCTCGTCTTCTTCTTTTGCTTTACGCTCTCTTTTCTCCGTCGTCGTACTCTCGCCTTCTTCCGCTGCTGCGTCATGCGAAAGATCAACTGGCATGCCAGCAGGTGGACACATCTCGTCCTCGAGCCCGGACGACAGAGCAGGTGCTCCCGCCCCGCCGGGAACCGATGTCCGGGCCGAAAGGCCGATCACAAACGTCGTCCCGCTCTCCGACCGGCTCTCTACTTCGAGGCGCCCGTCATTTAGGGTAACCAGTTCATGTGCAAGGCTGAGCCCAATCCCCGATCCGCCTGCGGTCCGAGCGGCGACGCTATCTCCCCGATGGAAGCGATCGAACACGTGCTCCTTCTCCGTTTCCGGAATCCCCGGCCCGGAGTCGGACACACGAATTTCCACCTCTCCGATGGCCCCTTTCCCACTGTCAGATCGTTCGCTCCAGGAGAGGACGATGTCGACGCGGCCGCCGGAAGGCGTGTACTTGATCGCGTTCGACACGAGATTTTTGAGTGCCGTCTGGAGATGCTCCGCATCGACGTAGACGTAAACGGGAGATGCTGGAAGATCGATGTCCATCTCGATCTCGCCCCGTTTTGCGAGAGGAGCAAAGATCGAGGCCGTGGCCTGAACAATCGGTCCCAGGTCGTGCCATTCGGGTGCATGATCCATCCCGCCCGCATCGAGCGCACTCAGATCCAGTAGCTGGTCGATGAGTGCCTGCAGCCTCAACCCATTACGGTGCACTCGCTCCACGTCCTCGTTCGACATCGGTGCATCGGAGCGCAGAGCGTCCCTCGTGGGGCCGAGCAGAATCGTCAGCGGTGTCCGGAATTCGTGGCTGATGTTGGCAAAGAATCGGCGCTTCGCCGCATCCAGCTCTTTCAGTTCCTCCGCCTGCCGAGCGAGTTGCTCGTTCTGATCCCGCACCTGTCGGGTTCGTGCATCGACGGCATCTTCCAGGCGTTGCTGACGCTGACGCTGCACGTACACTCCACCGCCGATCACGCCACCCAAGAGAAGAATGTAGAGAACGTACGCGAACGATGTCTGCCACCACGGAGGAGAAATGTGCAGCTGCAGAGACGCGCCCGTTTCGCTCCACACACCGTCCACATTCGACGCGCGAACCCGGAACGTGTAGGTACCCGGCGGCAGGTTCGTGTACGTGGCCTCGCGCCGCGTTCCCGCGTCGACCCACTGATCGTCGTACCCCTCCAGCCGATAACGATACCGATTGCTCTTCGGATTCTTGAAGTGAAGCGCGAGAAACTCGATCGTGACCTGGTTCTGATCGTGTGTGAGGTGAAGGGCCTCCGTCTGTGCGACAGGCTGCTGGAGTGGCGAGTCGGGGCCGACGGTCAGCGGCTGATTCCAAACACGCAGATTGGTGAGTGTTACCTTCGGCGCAACTTCATTTCCTTCCATCGCGGCGGGACGAAATACGTTGAGGCCATTGACCCCGCCGAATACGAGTTGCCCGTCCCGCTCCGTGGCTGCATGCTGGTTAAACTCCAGCCCCTGAAGGCCGCTCTCCAACCCAAATTGGCGAACCGGACGGTGCGGCGGCGTCGCATCCGGGTCGAAGCGAATGAGTCCGTGGTTGGTGCTCAACCATAGTCGG from Longibacter salinarum includes the following:
- a CDS encoding hybrid sensor histidine kinase/response regulator transcription factor, translated to MSISSFVSTGLRHDSGRASGVPVARLAISSVLALLAVTLLPACLHAQSGSGNGDVVPPRIRFERLTLEDGLSQGHIYDILQDRRGFMWFATESGLNRYDGHDFKVYEPRPFDSESLSDGTINDIHEAQDGSIWVATQFGGVNRLDPLTDTVTRFQHDPDDPRSLPPGPVNVVYEDRGGILWVGTDNGLARMAPGRPGRFTHFRHASDDPRSISSSTVRSIRDDAEGRLWITTANGLNRMDLDAPGHFTRFLDASTSPNSSGPTSEHSLHGQYASPQRPDVRWIGSDDGLIRFDATDGSSRRFYPHSERAPGENIVMNVSPDPVDSGALWVATMRRGLARFQTNTASFTRYDSNPTDRHGLLDLASTHVFTGRSGMIWVGTAGAGINLFNPHTMAIARYGVSMAGPGLLRNPNVWGVEVTGDSTLWVSTSESYLHRINLGTGVMRVWQADPANPLDPMRPAATAFDFAEHADGTLWVGTEKSLDRYDPTTERFRHYRHDPADSTSISNHNINVLEYDRSGALWVGTPGGLNRYDPETDAFVRYEHDEATPDGRDWIGYVFEDRAGRLWVAHDEGVCQLDRSTGAFVTHFHHDPGDPSSLTNGRFGWIHERPQEPGVLWVSSLDGGGLDRIDTRTGAITHYTTETANFPDDTMYAILEGSDGRLWLSTNHGLIRFDPDATPPHRPVRQFGLESGLQGLEFNQHAATERDGQLVFGGVNGLNVFRPAAMEGNEVAPKVTLTNLRVWNQPLTVGPDSPLQQPVAQTEALHLTHDQNQVTIEFLALHFKNPKSNRYRYRLEGYDDQWVDAGTRREATYTNLPPGTYTFRVRASNVDGVWSETGASLQLHISPPWWQTSFAYVLYILLLGGVIGGGVYVQRQRQQRLEDAVDARTRQVRDQNEQLARQAEELKELDAAKRRFFANISHEFRTPLTILLGPTRDALRSDAPMSNEDVERVHRNGLRLQALIDQLLDLSALDAGGMDHAPEWHDLGPIVQATASIFAPLAKRGEIEMDIDLPASPVYVYVDAEHLQTALKNLVSNAIKYTPSGGRVDIVLSWSERSDSGKGAIGEVEIRVSDSGPGIPETEKEHVFDRFHRGDSVAARTAGGSGIGLSLAHELVTLNDGRLEVESRSESGTTFVIGLSARTSVPGGAGAPALSSGLEDEMCPPAGMPVDLSHDAAAEEGESTTTEKRERKAKEEDERPVVLVVDDNQDVRRYIRSVLESDEETRVNSGHPDFAVIEAANGRLGLNIAKERLPDCIVADVMMPEMDGFEMGRALMDDPMTEGIPLLYLTARAAPEDEVDGLRLGADDYLVKPFDSQLLRVRVNGLIQKRMRLRELHQRSEMTPPGGDGQDIEPVPPSPFVASVRSAIADNLSDPDFGVGELAEAVALSRSQLYRRLKDELDQTPSALLRTERLQHARRLLKSQEGTVSEIAYAVGFNSLSYFSTAFRKHYDESPSDVPVEPAS